Proteins from one Amycolatopsis benzoatilytica AK 16/65 genomic window:
- a CDS encoding TetR/AcrR family transcriptional regulator — protein sequence MVRRNDERRAALVDGAIEVLAREGARGLTFRAVDSEAGVPVGTASNYFANRDELFTQAGARVYERLQPDDDTIPPGRDRAAYAQIMRELVGRIAAFRTGYLALLELRLEATRRPELREVLTVRVRADVDANVSYHLASGLPGDATAVKLLILTLNWLIVEQLTLPDVFSEEERDELIAAAVERIVATE from the coding sequence ATGGTGCGCAGGAACGACGAGCGGCGCGCGGCACTGGTCGATGGCGCGATCGAGGTGCTGGCCCGCGAGGGGGCCCGCGGGCTGACCTTTCGCGCGGTGGACAGCGAGGCGGGCGTTCCGGTCGGCACCGCGTCGAACTACTTCGCCAACCGCGACGAGCTGTTCACGCAGGCCGGTGCCCGGGTCTACGAGCGGTTGCAGCCGGACGACGACACGATCCCGCCGGGTCGCGACCGCGCCGCGTATGCCCAGATCATGCGCGAGCTCGTCGGCCGGATCGCCGCGTTCCGCACGGGTTACCTCGCACTGCTCGAACTCCGCCTCGAAGCGACGCGGCGGCCGGAACTGCGCGAGGTCCTCACCGTACGGGTCCGTGCCGACGTCGACGCGAACGTCTCGTATCACCTCGCCTCCGGTCTCCCCGGCGACGCGACCGCGGTCAAGCTCCTCATCCTCACGCTGAACTGGCTGATCGTCGAGCAGCTCACTCTGCCGGACGTTTTCTCCGAAGAAGAACGCGACGAGCTGATCGCCGCGGCGGTCGAGCGGATCGTGGCCACCGAATAG
- a CDS encoding dihydrofolate reductase family protein yields MRKLVYYVAVSLDGRIAGPTGEFDFFPQGDEQQTASYLGFLNSLYPETVPTAFRPMLGLDDQPNRRFDTVLMGLATYRVDPSVTSPYAHLRQYVVSSTLKPDVDPAVTVVPGDPVGLVQSLKKEDGLDIWLCGGGKLAGALLPEIDELVIKSYPVVAGAGVPMVDGGFDPTAFEVTERTAFPNGVTATRLVRR; encoded by the coding sequence ATGCGAAAGCTCGTGTACTACGTGGCGGTCTCCCTGGACGGCCGCATCGCCGGGCCTACCGGAGAGTTCGATTTCTTCCCCCAAGGCGACGAGCAGCAGACCGCGTCGTACCTGGGGTTCTTGAACAGCCTCTATCCGGAGACCGTGCCCACCGCGTTCCGGCCCATGCTCGGTCTGGACGACCAGCCCAACCGGCGGTTCGACACCGTGCTGATGGGCCTGGCCACCTACCGCGTGGACCCGTCGGTCACCAGTCCGTACGCGCACCTGCGGCAGTACGTGGTGTCGAGCACGCTGAAGCCGGACGTCGACCCGGCGGTGACCGTGGTCCCGGGCGACCCGGTCGGGCTGGTGCAGTCGCTGAAGAAGGAGGACGGCCTGGACATCTGGCTGTGCGGCGGCGGAAAACTGGCCGGAGCACTGTTGCCGGAGATCGACGAGCTGGTGATCAAGAGCTACCCGGTGGTCGCCGGAGCGGGCGTGCCGATGGTGGACGGCGGGTTCGATCCGACGGCGTTCGAGGTGACAGAGCGAACAGCGTTCCCGAATGGGGTCACCGCAACCCGGCTGGTCCGGCGTTGA
- a CDS encoding aldo/keto reductase, translating into MTVPAVRLNNGVDIPQLGFGVFQVPDDETAAAVASALQAGYRSIDTAAIYGNEAGVGRAIAESGLSRDELFVTTKLWNADQGYDSTLRAFDASLAKLGLDQVDLYLIHWPTPARDRYLDTWRALEQLARDGRIRAAGVSNFQPAHLRRLIDDSDLVPAVNQIELHPGLQQAELRAFHAEHGIATEAWSPLAQGAVLNDPAITEIAGRTGKSAAQVVLRWHLELGNIVIPKSVTPARIRQNLDVFDFSLSDADLAAIAAADRGLRTGPDPDQLN; encoded by the coding sequence ATGACCGTCCCGGCCGTTCGCCTCAACAACGGCGTCGACATCCCGCAACTCGGCTTCGGCGTCTTCCAGGTTCCCGACGACGAGACCGCCGCCGCCGTCGCCAGTGCCCTCCAAGCCGGTTACCGCAGCATCGACACCGCAGCGATCTACGGCAACGAAGCAGGCGTCGGCCGCGCCATCGCCGAGTCCGGCCTGTCTCGCGACGAGCTGTTCGTCACCACCAAGCTCTGGAACGCGGACCAGGGCTACGACTCGACGCTCCGCGCCTTCGACGCCTCCCTTGCGAAACTCGGTCTCGACCAGGTCGACCTCTACCTGATCCACTGGCCGACCCCCGCCCGCGACCGCTACCTCGACACCTGGCGCGCCCTGGAACAGCTCGCCCGCGACGGCCGGATCCGCGCCGCAGGCGTGTCCAACTTCCAGCCCGCCCATCTGCGGCGGCTGATCGACGACAGCGACCTCGTGCCCGCGGTCAACCAGATCGAACTGCACCCCGGCCTGCAGCAGGCGGAACTGCGCGCCTTCCACGCCGAGCACGGCATCGCCACCGAGGCGTGGAGCCCGCTCGCCCAGGGGGCGGTCCTGAACGATCCGGCGATCACCGAAATCGCCGGGCGCACCGGGAAATCCGCCGCGCAGGTGGTGCTGCGCTGGCACCTGGAGCTGGGCAACATCGTGATCCCGAAGTCGGTCACCCCGGCCCGGATCCGGCAGAACCTGGACGTCTTCGACTTCTCCCTCTCCGACGCCGACCTCGCCGCGATCGCCGCCGCCGATCGCGGCCTGCGCACCGGGCCGGACCCCGACCAGCTCAACTGA
- a CDS encoding MFS transporter, giving the protein MPLALVALAIGAFGIGTTEFVIMGLLPEIAGEFSVSIPAAGMLVTGYALGVVAGAPVMTVLGTKINRKTMLMLLMGLFIAGNALSAVAPAFGVMLAGRIVASLAHGAFFGIGSVVAAELVAPEKKAGAIAFMFTGLTVANIVGVPLGTFVGQAVGWRVTFGIVAALGVVGLAGVAKLVPDLPRPEGVHLRHELAAFRNIQVILAMAMTVLGFGGVFAAITYIAPMMTTVAGYSPAAVTWLLVLFGIGMFLGNLLGGRFADRRLMPMLYVSLGGLAIVLALFTFTAHSKVLAAATIFLVGALGFATVPPLQKRVLDQAHGAPTLASVVNIGAFNLGNALSAWLGGIVIAAGFGYTSPNWVGTALAGSALGLAVWSAALERRPPVAAETLVQY; this is encoded by the coding sequence ATGCCACTCGCGCTGGTTGCGCTGGCGATCGGAGCCTTCGGGATCGGCACCACCGAATTCGTGATCATGGGGCTGCTGCCCGAGATCGCCGGTGAATTCAGTGTGTCCATCCCGGCCGCCGGGATGCTGGTGACCGGGTATGCGCTCGGGGTCGTCGCCGGGGCGCCGGTGATGACGGTTCTCGGCACGAAGATCAACCGCAAGACGATGCTCATGCTGCTGATGGGCCTGTTCATCGCCGGGAACGCGTTGTCCGCGGTCGCGCCCGCGTTCGGCGTCATGCTCGCCGGGCGGATCGTCGCGTCGCTGGCGCACGGGGCGTTCTTCGGGATCGGCTCGGTGGTCGCCGCGGAGCTGGTCGCGCCGGAGAAGAAGGCCGGGGCGATCGCGTTCATGTTCACCGGGCTGACCGTCGCCAACATCGTCGGCGTGCCGCTCGGCACGTTCGTCGGGCAGGCGGTCGGGTGGCGGGTCACGTTCGGCATCGTCGCGGCGCTTGGCGTCGTCGGCCTGGCCGGTGTCGCGAAGCTCGTCCCGGACCTGCCGCGGCCGGAGGGAGTGCACCTTCGCCACGAGCTCGCCGCGTTCCGCAACATCCAGGTGATTCTCGCGATGGCGATGACGGTCCTCGGCTTCGGCGGCGTCTTCGCCGCGATCACCTACATCGCGCCGATGATGACCACCGTCGCCGGCTATTCGCCGGCCGCCGTCACCTGGCTGCTGGTGTTGTTCGGCATCGGCATGTTCCTCGGCAACCTGCTCGGCGGCCGGTTCGCGGACCGCCGCTTGATGCCGATGCTGTACGTCAGCCTGGGCGGCCTCGCGATCGTCCTGGCACTGTTCACCTTCACCGCGCACAGCAAGGTCCTCGCCGCCGCGACGATCTTCCTTGTCGGCGCGCTCGGCTTCGCCACCGTCCCGCCGCTGCAGAAGCGGGTGCTGGACCAGGCGCACGGCGCGCCGACGCTCGCTTCCGTGGTCAACATCGGTGCCTTCAACCTCGGCAACGCGCTTTCCGCGTGGCTCGGCGGCATCGTGATCGCAGCCGGTTTCGGCTACACCTCGCCGAACTGGGTCGGCACCGCGCTCGCCGGTTCGGCGCTCGGCCTCGCGGTCTGGTCGGCCGCGCTCGAACGCCGACCGCCCGTTGCCGCCGAAACCCTTGTCCAGTACTGA
- a CDS encoding FCD domain-containing protein, with translation MSQIPGNPFLSRIWEVLEPSLRTPRAGADPLSDRDWQALADEHGRLVSLLRERDGEAAADAFAAHAAGLPLEPDSGAQKKKPARGSTARKK, from the coding sequence GTGAGCCAGATTCCGGGGAATCCGTTCCTGTCCCGGATATGGGAGGTGCTGGAGCCGAGCCTGCGTACGCCGCGGGCAGGCGCGGACCCGTTGTCCGACCGGGATTGGCAGGCCCTGGCGGACGAACACGGCCGGCTGGTTTCGCTGTTGCGGGAGCGCGACGGGGAAGCCGCCGCGGACGCGTTCGCGGCGCACGCGGCGGGTTTGCCCCTGGAACCGGATTCGGGGGCGCAGAAGAAGAAACCCGCGCGCGGAAGCACGGCGCGAAAGAAGTAA
- a CDS encoding MarR family transcriptional regulator — protein MAGMDEILRRLTKRPSWLVTQLSVHVRRLVSDGFAAAGARGYHYRILAALDEFGPASQAELGRRCRVDRSDVVAAVNQLAEAGYAERTPDPDHGRRNIVHLTKAGARQVKRLDKALDEVQDELMAPLTGEERETFLRLLGKVLAERESDAS, from the coding sequence ATGGCCGGCATGGACGAAATCCTGCGACGGTTGACGAAGCGGCCGAGCTGGCTGGTCACCCAGCTGTCCGTGCACGTGCGGCGACTGGTTTCCGACGGCTTCGCCGCGGCCGGCGCGCGCGGGTACCACTACCGGATCTTGGCCGCGCTGGACGAGTTCGGCCCGGCGAGTCAGGCGGAGCTGGGGCGGCGGTGCCGGGTGGATCGCAGCGACGTGGTGGCGGCTGTCAACCAGCTGGCCGAGGCGGGGTACGCGGAGCGCACGCCGGACCCGGACCACGGGCGGCGCAACATCGTGCACCTGACCAAGGCGGGCGCGCGGCAGGTGAAGCGGCTGGACAAGGCGCTGGACGAGGTGCAGGACGAGCTGATGGCACCGTTGACCGGCGAAGAACGGGAGACTTTCTTGCGATTGCTGGGAAAGGTGCTGGCGGAGCGGGAATCAGACGCGTCGTAA
- a CDS encoding nuclear transport factor 2 family protein, which translates to MQTLDRLDIADLFARLARTLDEHRHDELDRVYHSDIAVHSPRGELRGLTEVTEFLNAQHTDLAQHVHSDILIDVDGDRATATANQLVYFYREGEPPHRRSGLRLTTAAARTADGWRFTEMGISPSWIQDA; encoded by the coding sequence ATGCAGACCCTCGACCGCCTCGACATCGCCGACCTGTTCGCCCGCCTCGCCCGGACCCTGGACGAGCACCGGCACGACGAACTCGACCGCGTCTACCACTCCGACATCGCCGTCCACTCGCCGCGCGGGGAGTTGCGCGGGCTCACGGAGGTGACCGAATTCCTGAACGCGCAGCACACCGACCTCGCCCAGCACGTGCACAGCGACATCCTGATCGACGTCGACGGCGACCGGGCGACCGCGACCGCCAACCAGCTCGTCTACTTCTACCGCGAGGGCGAACCGCCCCACCGCCGCAGCGGACTGAGGCTGACCACTGCCGCGGCCCGGACCGCGGACGGCTGGCGGTTCACCGAGATGGGCATCAGCCCGTCCTGGATCCAGGACGCCTGA
- a CDS encoding helix-turn-helix domain-containing protein, which produces MADILPFHQRRAPAPDDEAEPLWREVLGRNLRAARETQGERLIDVAQRAGISPQYLSEIERGRKEPSSEMIAAVTGALGVNLAGLLIGITGDLSRISVVGPRPAGRPAGPLLMAA; this is translated from the coding sequence ATGGCGGACATCCTTCCTTTCCACCAGCGCCGCGCCCCCGCTCCGGACGACGAGGCAGAGCCGCTGTGGCGCGAGGTGCTGGGCCGGAACCTCCGGGCAGCCCGCGAAACCCAGGGCGAACGCCTGATCGACGTAGCCCAGCGAGCCGGTATCTCGCCCCAGTACCTCTCGGAGATCGAGCGCGGCCGCAAGGAACCGTCGAGCGAAATGATCGCCGCGGTGACGGGTGCGCTCGGGGTGAATCTCGCCGGGCTGCTGATCGGCATCACGGGCGACCTGAGCCGGATCAGCGTGGTCGGCCCGCGGCCGGCCGGCCGCCCGGCCGGTCCGCTGCTGATGGCCGCTTAG
- a CDS encoding ClpP family protease, with protein MSTYTIPNVVTRSAGTERIMDVYSHLLSERIVYLGTAIDSGVANALIAQLLFLESDNPDQEINLYINSEGGDPSAMLALYDTMRFIKAPVATTCVGQAVATGAVLLAAGAEGKRSVLPHARVVLHQPAAQGRGTIPDLILQADEVVRVRTQLEEITSKHTGHDVAELRHDTDRDRVFDAAGAVAYGLADQVIDSRP; from the coding sequence ATGAGCACCTACACCATCCCGAACGTCGTGACGCGCAGCGCGGGCACCGAGCGGATCATGGACGTCTACTCGCATCTGCTGTCCGAGCGGATCGTGTATCTGGGCACCGCGATCGACTCCGGTGTCGCGAACGCGCTGATCGCGCAGCTGTTGTTCCTGGAGTCCGACAACCCGGACCAGGAAATCAACCTGTACATCAATTCGGAGGGCGGCGACCCGTCCGCGATGCTGGCGCTGTACGACACGATGCGGTTCATCAAGGCTCCGGTGGCGACGACCTGCGTCGGCCAGGCGGTGGCGACCGGTGCGGTGCTGCTCGCCGCGGGCGCGGAGGGGAAGCGGTCGGTGCTGCCGCACGCCCGGGTGGTCCTGCACCAGCCCGCGGCGCAGGGCCGCGGGACCATCCCGGACCTGATCCTGCAGGCGGACGAGGTGGTGCGGGTGCGGACGCAGCTCGAGGAGATCACGTCCAAGCACACCGGACACGACGTGGCGGAGCTGCGCCACGACACCGACCGGGACCGGGTGTTCGACGCCGCGGGAGCAGTGGCTTACGGGCTGGCTGACCAGGTGATCGACAGCCGGCCTTGA
- a CDS encoding ClpP family protease produces the protein MSNESTQPMFDQRLRERFLSQRVLVLDGVLDDDNGTVLATQMLSLAGEDPVKDIALWIHSPGGSVPSMLAIRDVMRLVPCDVSTLAIGLACSAGQFLLSAGTPGKRYALPHARILMHQGSAGIGGSAVEVEVQADDLRHTRDTVLGLIAEDTGQPFDRVFADSLHDRWYTAGEALDYGFIDHLVDRLEQVVPVRTHAMGLGVRA, from the coding sequence ATGAGCAACGAATCGACTCAGCCGATGTTCGACCAGCGGCTCCGGGAACGGTTCCTGAGCCAGCGCGTCCTGGTCCTGGACGGGGTGCTCGACGACGACAACGGAACCGTCCTGGCCACCCAGATGCTGTCCCTCGCCGGGGAGGACCCGGTCAAGGACATCGCGCTGTGGATCCACTCGCCGGGCGGATCCGTCCCGTCGATGCTGGCCATCCGCGACGTGATGCGGCTCGTGCCGTGCGACGTGTCCACCCTCGCGATCGGGCTGGCCTGCAGCGCCGGGCAGTTCCTGCTGTCCGCGGGCACTCCGGGAAAGCGGTACGCGCTGCCGCACGCGCGGATCCTCATGCACCAGGGTTCCGCCGGGATCGGCGGATCGGCGGTGGAGGTCGAGGTACAAGCCGACGACCTGCGCCACACCCGGGACACCGTCCTCGGTCTCATCGCCGAAGACACCGGACAGCCGTTCGACCGCGTTTTCGCCGACTCCCTGCACGACCGGTGGTACACCGCGGGCGAAGCGCTGGACTACGGCTTCATCGATCACCTCGTCGACCGCCTGGAACAGGTCGTTCCGGTGCGCACGCACGCGATGGGCCTGGGGGTCCGAGCATGA
- the mptB gene encoding polyprenol phosphomannose-dependent alpha 1,6 mannosyltransferase MptB has translation MSTQQVTLPKFLGFAPPATLRWTGFAGAVLLTVAVWTSRYGLVPFAAGIAGVGLVTLAWVLLSRADRTVSWLRGTLALWCAPLLAVPPLFSGDVYSYLAQGAVAANGHDVNAVGPLQGLGPASDILGRVSVYWRETPSPYGPLFGSVERLIAQLSQGNLVAGIALHRFVEIAGLLLIGWAVPRLAAVAGVSPASALWLGVLNPLVLWHVVAGMHNDSLMLGLMAAGTAIALEAVGDRIRWPHLAGGTILIALGAEVKLPALVALAAVGTALARRRARLPDFLLCGAAMLVLFAAVSAVVSLPTGIGFSWISALTTSGQVNSWMAPTNWFGFLIGGIGSLFGAHLTQTMIGVGKIIGYVLSAAGIVVALRWQWTGRIDAVRSLGLMLAALVVFGPAVQPWYLLWAAVPLAASLPAGRARATLISLLAVFSVVLPPIGGNFSGRIGLLVAGYLIGIAVVVLAFFAMRKNQEST, from the coding sequence ATGAGCACGCAGCAGGTCACCCTTCCGAAGTTCCTCGGGTTCGCGCCTCCGGCAACCCTCCGCTGGACGGGGTTCGCCGGTGCGGTGCTCCTCACCGTCGCGGTCTGGACCAGCCGCTACGGGCTGGTCCCGTTCGCCGCGGGCATCGCCGGGGTGGGCCTGGTGACGCTGGCGTGGGTCCTGCTGAGCAGGGCGGACCGGACGGTTTCCTGGCTGCGCGGCACCCTGGCGCTCTGGTGCGCTCCGCTGCTGGCCGTGCCGCCGCTGTTCAGCGGGGACGTCTACAGCTACCTGGCACAGGGCGCGGTGGCGGCCAACGGGCACGACGTCAACGCGGTCGGTCCCTTGCAGGGCTTGGGGCCAGCTTCGGACATTCTCGGCCGGGTCAGTGTCTACTGGCGGGAGACGCCGTCTCCGTACGGGCCGCTCTTCGGCAGCGTGGAACGATTGATCGCCCAGCTCTCCCAGGGAAATCTCGTCGCCGGGATCGCGTTGCACCGGTTCGTGGAGATCGCCGGCCTGCTCCTGATCGGATGGGCGGTGCCGCGGCTGGCGGCCGTCGCGGGCGTCTCTCCGGCATCGGCGCTGTGGCTGGGCGTGCTCAATCCGCTGGTGCTGTGGCACGTGGTGGCCGGGATGCACAACGACTCGCTGATGCTCGGCCTGATGGCGGCCGGGACCGCGATCGCGCTGGAGGCGGTCGGGGACCGGATCCGCTGGCCCCACCTGGCCGGCGGCACCATCTTGATCGCACTGGGAGCGGAAGTGAAGCTGCCCGCCCTGGTCGCCCTCGCCGCGGTCGGCACCGCCTTGGCCCGCCGCCGTGCGCGGCTGCCCGACTTCCTTCTGTGCGGCGCGGCGATGCTGGTGCTCTTCGCCGCCGTGTCGGCGGTCGTCTCGTTGCCGACCGGAATCGGCTTCAGCTGGATTTCCGCGCTGACGACCTCCGGCCAGGTCAACAGCTGGATGGCCCCGACGAACTGGTTCGGCTTCCTGATAGGCGGAATCGGGTCGCTGTTCGGCGCGCACCTCACGCAGACCATGATCGGCGTCGGGAAGATCATCGGCTACGTGCTGTCCGCCGCCGGCATCGTCGTGGCCTTGCGCTGGCAATGGACCGGCCGGATCGACGCGGTGCGCTCGCTGGGCTTGATGCTCGCCGCTTTGGTGGTCTTCGGACCGGCAGTGCAGCCGTGGTACCTCCTGTGGGCGGCGGTTCCGCTCGCCGCTTCGCTGCCGGCCGGCCGGGCTCGCGCGACGCTGATCAGCCTGCTCGCGGTGTTCTCCGTGGTGCTGCCGCCGATCGGCGGGAACTTCAGCGGACGGATCGGGCTGCTGGTCGCCGGATACCTGATCGGAATCGCGGTGGTGGTCCTGGCGTTCTTCGCGATGCGAAAGAATCAAGAATCTACTTAG
- a CDS encoding PadR family transcriptional regulator: protein MPTNALDNPLVLPMLGLLVETPRHQYALLRELRDRYPFLNAKTSTVYTLVATLTRHGLIEPAAEGDPQPVRLTRAGLTDFRDRIERQLADADPNLDSRFLIALAYLGALPPDHAVTLLRDRARRVRDQHRELAETLQKADVPEMHMLEAHFLASRLRHDADWLSRTADRMAAGDLVPPR from the coding sequence GTGCCGACGAACGCCCTGGACAACCCGCTCGTGCTGCCGATGCTCGGCCTGCTCGTGGAGACGCCGCGCCACCAGTACGCGCTTCTGCGCGAGCTGCGCGACCGCTACCCGTTCCTGAACGCGAAGACCTCGACCGTCTACACCCTCGTCGCCACGCTCACCCGGCACGGCCTGATCGAGCCCGCCGCGGAAGGCGACCCGCAACCGGTCCGGCTGACTCGTGCCGGGCTCACCGACTTCCGCGACCGGATCGAGCGGCAGCTCGCCGACGCCGACCCGAACCTCGACTCCCGGTTCCTGATCGCACTCGCCTACCTCGGCGCGCTGCCGCCGGACCACGCCGTCACCCTGCTGCGCGACCGGGCCCGCCGGGTCCGCGACCAGCATCGCGAGCTCGCCGAAACGCTCCAGAAGGCCGATGTGCCGGAAATGCACATGCTGGAGGCGCATTTCCTGGCTTCCCGGCTGCGGCACGACGCCGACTGGCTCTCCCGCACCGCCGACCGGATGGCCGCCGGAGACCTCGTCCCGCCTCGGTGA
- a CDS encoding WXG100 family type VII secretion target — translation MTGQSGSVVDAASAGVENLADTALAGLGKAGPVGALARPVVSALRNVWEGYFGAPVPPGSTNWNAYSHEQLYQMLWDKADVGDVSTVAAEWQRHGKAMQSHAESLKSEQGTLQENWSGQAAERASGRLGSLGERASGISDRAGTVGHAAQNAGDALAVARNTMPKPPGDPTGGAVAAAAAGAGAGAAIGGILGAGAGGIGAGPGALMGAAIGAVAGGGASLFASNVAAAEQKAEAVHVMQRYESSLGKSSHAINPPPAGATTADSYGADDSTTASGYVGPGGAGTSSGGMPWGALTTAAPVESGLSAGLRSTLGMESAMLARNAAMAEMAAARAGAGNGMMPGRGANASQEEEEVHENKMPVLDQPLLHPEDKTISPVIGL, via the coding sequence ATGACCGGCCAATCCGGATCTGTGGTCGACGCCGCGTCGGCTGGGGTGGAGAACTTGGCGGACACCGCGCTCGCCGGGCTGGGCAAGGCAGGGCCGGTCGGTGCCCTGGCCCGGCCGGTGGTTTCCGCGCTGCGCAACGTGTGGGAGGGCTACTTCGGTGCGCCGGTCCCGCCAGGCAGCACCAACTGGAACGCCTACTCGCACGAGCAGCTGTACCAGATGCTGTGGGACAAGGCGGACGTCGGCGACGTCAGCACCGTCGCCGCGGAATGGCAGCGGCACGGCAAGGCGATGCAGTCGCACGCCGAATCGCTGAAGTCGGAGCAGGGGACGCTGCAGGAGAATTGGAGCGGGCAGGCCGCGGAACGTGCGTCCGGACGGCTCGGATCGCTCGGCGAGCGCGCGTCCGGCATCAGCGACCGCGCCGGCACGGTCGGGCACGCTGCGCAGAACGCCGGCGACGCGCTGGCCGTCGCGCGCAACACCATGCCGAAGCCGCCCGGCGACCCGACTGGGGGCGCGGTCGCCGCTGCGGCGGCAGGAGCTGGTGCGGGCGCGGCGATCGGCGGCATCCTCGGGGCCGGGGCCGGCGGGATCGGGGCCGGTCCGGGTGCGCTGATGGGCGCGGCGATCGGCGCGGTCGCGGGCGGCGGGGCGAGCCTGTTCGCCTCGAACGTCGCCGCGGCCGAGCAGAAGGCCGAGGCGGTGCACGTGATGCAGCGCTACGAAAGCAGCCTTGGCAAGAGCTCGCACGCGATCAACCCGCCGCCGGCCGGTGCGACCACCGCGGATTCCTACGGCGCGGATGATTCGACCACCGCGTCCGGCTACGTCGGGCCGGGCGGGGCGGGGACCAGCAGCGGCGGGATGCCGTGGGGCGCGCTGACCACGGCGGCGCCGGTCGAGTCCGGGCTGTCCGCGGGCTTGCGCTCGACGCTCGGCATGGAGAGCGCGATGCTCGCCCGAAACGCCGCGATGGCGGAGATGGCCGCGGCACGCGCGGGCGCCGGCAACGGGATGATGCCCGGCCGCGGCGCGAACGCCTCCCAGGAGGAGGAAGAGGTGCACGAGAACAAGATGCCGGTGCTCGACCAGCCGCTCCTGCACCCCGAAGACAAGACGATCAGTCCGGTGATCGGGCTGTGA
- a CDS encoding ESX secretion-associated protein EspG, with protein sequence MTAALPRTGDETVHIGLVEADLLAAHAGAGWPFPLQVPFYGRIDGEREILFGTAGQTLRARGLADDAGPDGLAAEAVTALRERRGVIDLVMADAEGATAITALVYRSWALICRQRRGENTLSLRRVPETGLVDAVLAEIPETNAARTMPVTLPAHAVDATLALTEDDDEDDTSRAIRLRNLVRDSGGDPMALDSLVGLVVPLTGRGQLGATRDGRTRAGLELSWVDGPRGRVRVNRPDDGWLSVNSLRYSDLRFALGELATIARRPR encoded by the coding sequence ATGACCGCCGCGCTCCCGCGCACCGGGGACGAAACCGTCCACATCGGACTCGTCGAGGCCGATCTGCTGGCCGCGCACGCCGGGGCGGGCTGGCCGTTCCCGTTGCAGGTGCCGTTTTACGGCCGGATCGACGGCGAACGCGAGATCTTGTTCGGCACCGCCGGGCAGACGCTGCGGGCGCGCGGTCTCGCCGACGACGCCGGTCCGGACGGACTGGCCGCCGAAGCCGTGACCGCGTTGCGCGAGCGCCGCGGCGTAATCGACTTGGTGATGGCGGACGCCGAGGGGGCGACCGCCATCACCGCACTCGTATACCGCTCCTGGGCGCTGATCTGCCGGCAACGCCGCGGCGAGAACACCCTCTCGCTGCGCCGAGTGCCGGAAACCGGCCTGGTGGACGCGGTGCTGGCGGAGATCCCGGAGACGAACGCGGCCCGCACCATGCCGGTCACGCTGCCCGCACACGCGGTCGACGCGACGCTGGCGCTCACCGAAGACGACGACGAGGACGACACGTCCCGCGCCATCCGGCTGCGAAACCTCGTCCGGGACAGCGGCGGCGACCCGATGGCGCTGGACAGCCTCGTCGGCCTGGTCGTCCCGCTGACCGGCCGCGGCCAGCTCGGCGCGACCCGCGACGGGCGCACCCGTGCGGGCCTGGAACTGTCCTGGGTGGACGGTCCGCGCGGCCGGGTCCGGGTCAACCGCCCGGACGACGGCTGGCTCAGCGTCAACTCGCTCCGTTATTCCGACCTGCGGTTCGCCCTCGGCGAGCTGGCCACGATCGCGCGCCGACCGCGATGA
- a CDS encoding YbaB/EbfC family nucleoid-associated protein encodes MPTQDSAAWLADYQQKLSRMQANAEAASASLTHVGGRAASPRGEVEVEVGPSGALTDLRLSPAARALEADALARLILATVQEAHRQAGAQVVDIMTEYVGDGPALQLVRDNIPAAAGATAPRQEDDYFSHPGIIS; translated from the coding sequence GTGCCGACCCAAGACTCGGCGGCCTGGCTCGCCGACTACCAGCAGAAACTGTCCCGGATGCAGGCGAACGCCGAGGCGGCCAGCGCGAGCCTGACCCATGTGGGCGGACGCGCCGCGTCCCCGCGCGGCGAGGTCGAGGTCGAGGTCGGCCCCAGCGGTGCGCTGACCGACCTGCGGCTGAGCCCGGCCGCCCGGGCACTGGAGGCGGACGCGCTCGCCCGGCTCATCCTCGCCACCGTGCAGGAGGCGCACCGCCAGGCCGGCGCGCAGGTCGTGGACATCATGACCGAGTACGTCGGCGACGGCCCGGCGCTGCAACTGGTCCGCGACAACATCCCGGCCGCGGCCGGCGCCACCGCCCCGCGCCAGGAGGACGACTACTTCTCCCACCCCGGGATCATCTCGTGA